In Nitrosarchaeum sp., the sequence AAGACCCTCTAGATTTTGCTTTATGGAAATTTTCTGATGAAAATCCACTTTGGGATAGTCCATGGGGAAAAGGTAGACCGGGGTGGCACATTGAATGTTCTGCAATGAGCATAAAGTATCTCGGAGAAAATTTTGACATACATGGAGGCGGAAGAGATCTGATATTTCCACATCATGAAAATGAAATTGCACAATCAGAATCATACACGACAAAACAATTTGCAAAAATTTGGATGCATGTAGGAATGGTCACTATTAACGGAGAAAAAATGTCAAAATCACTTGGCAACATAAAATCAATAAAACATGTATTAGATAATTGGGGGTCTAACATAATTAGATTATTTTGCTTGTCAGGACATTATTCAAAACCAATAGACTATTCTGAGGAATTATTAAAAGAGAACCTGATAAAATGGCGCCAAGTAGAATCTTGCTATTATGAATTAATTCACGCAAGTAATTCATCAGATTCAGGTGAAATTAAATTATTAATTAATAACATAGGTAAAGAGTTTGATAATTCCCTAGAGTCGGACATCAATACACATCTTGCTCTTTCAGCGTTTTTTAAACTTGTGAAAGAGGTAAACCATATGGCCGCAGAAGAAAAATTGAATTCATCAGATGCAAAAAGAATCATCCAGGAATTTGAAAGAATGCTTGATATTTTAGGACTTGTAATTCCAAAAATTACACCAGACGAAAAAAAAGAAATTGACAATATGATCACATCAAGAGAACAATTAAGAAAAGAAAAAAAATTTCAAGAAGCAGATAATATTAGAGATAAACTCAATGAAATGAATATCGAATTAATTGATCATAAAGGAAAAACAATTTGGATTAGAAAAGAAAAGATCACTGCAGAAACATAATTTATCTGCAGAAAACACATATCTAGTAAAAATTAGTCTAGTCTAATTAGTCCCGTCTAATTTTAACATTGTTTAATAATTAATAAAAATAAACTAAATTATGAATGCATGGACTAAATTTTGGAATTGGTATGAAAATAAAATTTTAGGTAGTGTAATCATAATTGCAATAATACAGTTTATTCAAATTCCACATATGATTTGGAATGCAGATTTGATGTTAGAAGCAGGATATGTTTCAAGAGTTCATCCATTAATTGATTGGTTACTATATGGAGTTGATTTAATCGAAATAATTTCAATCGTAAATGTAGGAATGATTATGTTCAGTTTGATTAAAAAAAGAAGAGCAACCAAAACCATAAAGACCATTAAAAAAGAGTGAATTAACTCGGTACAAATAGAGGAAGAAGTACAGTGAACTATGTCATTATTTTGTGAAAAATGTAATAATCGAAGATTACCACAATGGGATAAAGTGGAAAATAAAACAAAATGGCTTTGTGAAACTTGTTGCAATTATGCTGATGATAAAAACAACATAATAGATCAATATCAAAAATAGTTAAAATTTAATCAATCATTTTTTTGATGCACTAACCAAAGAGACCACATCCCTATCTCGGAGTTGATAGTCCACAGGCAGTCGTAAGTTGTATCTCAAGTCTTTTCCATATAGGAGTCCTTTTGTCAGATCTGTGTGAATTTCTTTTGCTAGATCAGCAATTGTTGCACCAGCCTTGAGCAATATCAAGTCAGGTAAAACACGCCCTTTTTTATCAGCTAAAAGTTTCTCATCAGCCACGGGATAAATAGAATTCATCTTCAGTAGTTTGAATACGGCAACATTAATTGCAAATTGAACGCCAGTTCGCATATACTCACCCATTATCCCTTTTTTAATAAAATCCAAAGCATTTACCTGTTTTTCATTAAGATCTTCTGATTTTATTATTTCAAATTGTTCAGAACCGGGAGAATATTTGATCAATCCCTTTTGTTCAGCTCTTCTTAAACTAAATTCACTATCTCCGCTAACAGGAATTACAATAGAATCATTGAATCGTTCTCGCAATCTAGCAAAATTTTTGTCTGCACCTTCCACATCAATTTTATTTGCAACAATGAGTGTAGGTTTTGAAATTTTTCTAATATATGACGCAAGTTTTTTTGTATCAACCATATCAAAATTATCAAATTCCTTATCACTCAATCCAAGTGTCAATAATGAATCTTTTACATGAATAGGATTAACACCAATTCCACGATAAAGATCAGTGATTGCATCTACAATACTTGAACCTGTTCGAATTGACTTTGATACTTTATCTCGATTTCCTTCTAAAATTTTATGATACCATAAAATTAATTCCTCTTCGATATCTGCAAAATCAGATATCGGATCACCACTACCAACTTCTGTGATTTTTCCAGATGAGTCTATACCGCCAGATGCATCAACAACATGAAGTAATGCATCTGATTGAGCGGCAATTGAAAGAAATTGATTCCCTAATCCTTTTCCTTTCCATGCATCTTTGATAAGACCAGGCAAATCAATTAATTCGACTGGGATGTATCTCCATCCTTCAACACATTTTGAATTATTTGGATTATCTTGTATTTTAAACTCTGGATGAACACATAAAGTAATTGCATGTGCAACACCAGAAACAGGTTTTTTTGTTGTAAATGGATAAGACGATATTTCTTCAGACGACAAAGTGGCAGCATTGTAAAAAGTTGTTTTGCCAGTGTTTGTTTTACCTATTAGTCCAAGTTTAATTGGCATGGTTTATTTGCAATCTAAGAATATTTATCTCTGCCTAGATATCATTGATTTTTTTGGTTATCTTTTCTAGGGATTGTTTTAATTCCTTTATTGACCATTCGATGTCACTAGTATCTTTTTTGGATAATTCACTGTTCCATTTTTCTAAAACAATATTTGTTATTTCTGAACAGTTGTAAAGTAGATTCCAATAAGGATGATGCTCTGCGGTTGCATATGCAAGTTCTGTTACATCGAGTAACCCATTTTTTGCACGTGCCAAGGCTGTAATATTTTCACCAAAAATTTTTACAATATTCACATCTAGATCTTTTTGTACTTTTAACGGAGTGTTATTTTTTTCATGTTTATTTATTAATTCATGTAATTCATTGTAAAAAGTATCAAAAGTCATAATTAAGACAATCTCTGATGTTCTGCTAACATACACCTATTAAATACAATTTTTATGCCATTATCTCTAGCCAATTTTTCTGCTTCAACATTATGAATTCCTTCTTGAAGCCAAATCACCTTAGGTTTTTTCTTTATAGCTTCTTTGACTACTGGAAGTACTTGATCAGATGGTCTAAACACATCAATGATATCAACATCATCAACAACTTCAGAAATTGTACTAAAACATTTTTTACCTAAAATCTCATCAGCCGTAGGGTTTATTGGAATTATATTAAATCCATTTTCAGACAGATATTTTGGAACATAATGTGCAGCCTTATGTTCATTTTTAGATATACCAATTACTGCAACACGCTTCAATGAAAGAATATCTCTTATTTCATCATCGGTGTAAGAATCACACTCCATGAAAAAAGTAAAGCAGTGTAGGATATAATTTTTAAAGGAAATAGCATGGTATTTTAACAACTGAGAAAATTAAACGACATGGAATCTATGCCAGAAGAGCCAAAAGATGTAGTGGTATTAGGAGCAATTGCAAGAGGAATAAAAAAATTCGACAAAATACAGAAAGCCGCTCAGATTGACGGTGAGGAATTAAACGAAATTCTTGAGAAATTAGAAAAAAGAGAATTGATACAGGTAGAAGAAAAAAAAGGATTATTTGGAAAAAAAATTGAGCTTAAAATTACAGATAAAGGAACAAAAGAACTAGAAGAAAGAATTCACGAATTACAAGATAAATGGAATCAAATGTCTTTATTGTATAAAAGCGGGGATAAAGAAAAACTAAAGCAATACATGGACGATAACAAATCATTTCTTCCTACTATGATGTTTTTTGGAATAATGGACATTATGATGTTTTCAATGATGTTTAGTATGATGGGTATGATGATGACAGATTACGTACCAGCAGAAAGCATTCCAAATGACATGGGCGGAGAAGCTGCATCAGATGGAGGAATGGATTCAGATGGTGGCGGATTTGACTTTGATGTCGGATTCTAAGTTGATGTTTTATACCACAAACAAAAAATAAAATCAAATGACATATAGTTCGTATGATAATCAAGGAGTAGTCAAAGTATTATCATTTCTAAAATCTCACAATACAGAATATCTTTCAGGGCAAGATTTGAGTGACGTATTACGAATAAGTAGAGTTGCTGTTTGGAAACATATTAAAAAAATCAGAGCGTTGGGATATAAAATCGAGTCAAAACAAAAACTAGGATATAGATTAGAATCAAGTACTGATAAATTACTTCCATGGGAGATAACATCAGGATTAAAGACCAAAACGTTTGGAAAACATATGTATTATTTTGATTCGGTTGATTCAACCCAAAACCATGCAATGAAAATAGCATCAGAAGCAATTCATGGTACAATGATCATTGCAGAGAAACAAACTAATGGAAAGGGAAGGATAGGAAGAAAGTGGATTTCGCCTAAAGGAGGAATATGGCTTTCCATAATTCTGCATCCAAAATTCGACATGTCGTTAATCACATTATTTCCAATAGCATCAGCACTTGCATTATCAAACGCAATTGAGAAAACATTAAACATAAAATCTGAATTAAAATGGCCAAACGACATTACAATTAATGGTAAAAAAGTTGCAGGAATGTTAGTTGATGCATCTATAGAATCAAACAAAATTGAAAATATGATTCTTGGAGTAGGAATAAATTATAATGTTGAAGTTAAACAAATTGAAAAAATACTAAAAGATACTCCGAATTTTTACGGAGTTGCATCATTAAGTGAATACAACAATACAATAAAACCAGTTTTACTGGTTCAATCGTTTTTATTAGAATTAGAAGAAATTTTTAATCAATTAAACAAAGGAGATGTTAAAAAAATAATTAGAGATTGGACAAAGAAATCATCTACCATAGGTCAAAATATAGAGCTAATTACAGAAGATGAGAAAATCAAAGGCAAAGCACTCAAAATAGATAATGATGGAGCATTAGTCATATCATCTAATAAAAAAAATAAAAGAATCACATCAGGAGATATAATTCATATTATAAAATAAGACACTAAATTATTTTTTAATGATTTTTTTATGTATAGTTTTTTTCTTGTTTTTTGAAACATTAGGTTTCTGGTCATGGATTAACTTTGACTGTTCTTTAAGTAGATTTTTTAGATCATTTTGAATATCAAAAATAGTGTCAACCAGGTCCTCTAATGCTTTAGAATATTGACTGTATGCAGACAGTAATTCTAACTGTTTTTTAGTAACTTTTGAAAAATACTCATTTGAGCGTAAAAGATTAGTAGATGTAATTAGTTCAGGCATATCAGGTATTGGCCCTCCGAGTTTATCTAATTCTGATTGAATATCTTGAATTTTCTTACGTAGTTCATAAATAATTTCACCTGTGCCTAATTTACTCAATCTAAGATTTTGTAATTGTTAGAAGATTAAAGATTTACTGAAAATAAATAAAATGTGTAGCAAAAATGACAAAAATATATCAAAATACAAATCATCTCAAAATAGAAATAAATTATAACCAAAGTACATCAGAGACATTGTCAATACGCATACTATGTGGAATGTTATTATTTATCAGTTTTTCAGTTCCATCATTTGCTCAAACTACATTTGATGCACAATCAATGTTCAAACAAGCTAATGAACACTTTTCAAAAGGAGAATATAACCAAGCAATTGTAATTTATGATGAAATTTTAGAAGAGATTCCAAATAACATATCCACAATGAAGATGAAGGCCATTGCACTAAGCAATTCAGGATATCATGACAGATCACTTAAAGAATTCTTCAAGATTCTTCAGGAAAAACCAAATGATGTAACTTCACTCATTGGCATGGGTGTTGGTTTTGGAAATTTAGGGGAATATCAAGAATCAAAATATTATTTTAAAAAAGCATTAAATGAAAAACCGGACAGCATTGTAATTAATAATTATAAAGAATTCACAGACCAGGTAATTGCAAAATACCCATACATACCAACAGAAAAGCCTATGGATCTTCGAAAAGAAGGAACAGTTCAAATTCCAGAATGGGTCAAATTAATTGCAAAATGGTGGTCAGAAAAGCAAATTGAAGATTCAGAATTCACATCAGCATTATTATTTATGATTGAAAACAAAATAATACAAATTCCAATCATTGAAACAAAATCAGTAACAGAGAATAAAATACCAGACTGGATAAGAAACAACGCTTCATGGTGGGCTCAAAATATAATAAATGATCATGATTTTGTTTCAGGAATTCAATACATGATAGAAAAAGGCATCTTAGTTGTAGACATTAAAAAATCACAAGAAGAAATTCAAAAAGATAAAGAATACAAATATAGTTTGTTTGAAAAATATATTCGTAATATTTCAAAAAATATTTCAGATGAAAAAAGATACATTGAATATCCAAATCCAAGCGGAGATGTAATAAAAAAATTCCTCAGAGATTATACAAAATGGAATTTTGAAGAAGAAGCAAAGACCGCTGCCAGTAATTTTCCAGATCCAACATATGAGATAGTCGACGGAACATATATTGTAAATTACAAAGTCTTCATTAATGAACAACCATCAGGATTACCATTAAATCATGTAAGTACATTAAAAAATTCTTTCGGATTTTGGGAAAAACAGGAATTAAGTTCTGAAGGAAATAAAGTTAAAATAATTTTTGAAATTACTACTCAGAAACATGAAGCAAATGTTTGGGTTACATGGGTAGTACGCAATATTGGAGAAGGAGTATTAGGCCATGCACATCTAGGAAAAGGAGTTGTAGAAGTAACATTAGGCGATTATAATTGTGATGGAAGATTTCAACTGTATGATGTTAAAACAGTTGAAACTATTATGACACATGAGTTGGGTCATTCGATAGGATTGACACATGTTTCTGATCCAAACAATATCATGTATCCATCATTAAAACCAAATTATGCATATTGTCTATTAGGATGATTTTAGAATTAAAGCTAAATGTTTCTAAATCCTTAAGTTGATAATTTACACAGAAAATTTGTGAGTTTTAGAGCAAGTATTTTTTCAAAAAAAGAATTATTAATTATAATTGGATCTTCAGTTATTATTTCAGTGATATTGTATACCACTTATGTTACAAGTAAATAATTAGATCTAAACTCATTTGTAGCCTCAAATAAATAAAATTTTGAATTAGATTATCAGATTGAGATAGTTATCAATCACATCATTTAATAAAATAAATAAAAGGTAGAACAAAAACAAAATACTAAAACATTTAACAAAATCAGAATATTCGATCAAAATTCAAATATATTAAAAATAGTTTTCAAAATTTATTATGCAAACATTGTTAAAATATTACATTTTATTTATTCTAGTTTCATAGAATTAGAATAAGAATTAGCTTAGCCTACATACAATTAACCTGTTGAAGCAATGTAAAACGATAATAAGGTAAATGAGATATTGTAATTATTATGCTTAAGAGTACAACGGTGTCTGGGCCTAAATGTCCTTCGTGTGGAGATAGAAAAATGGTTACTGATGAAACCACGGGAGAATTATTTTGTGGCAGATGTGGTTTTGTAGTTACGGATAAAATTTCAGATACTGGTGCAGAGTGGCGTTCATTTACAAATGACGACACAAATAGAGCTAGAACCGGAGCTGGAACATCATTGACAATGCATGACATGGGATTATCAACAGTTATCGGAGCTGCAAACAAAGATTCTACCGGAAAACCTTTAACATCATCGATGAAAAGTTCAATCGAAAGATTACGAACTTGGGACAGTAGATCACAAGCTCATTCTTCTGCAGATAGAAATCTAAGACAGGCATTAAATGAGATGGGAAAATTAAAAGACAAACTTGCATTAACTGACGCAGTAGTTGAAAAAGCTGCATACATTTACCGAAAGGCCATGGAAAAAAAATTGGTAAGAGGCCGTTCAATTCAAGGATTAGTTGCAGCTTGTCTTTATGCAGCATGTAGAAATACAGAGACCCCTAGAACATTAGACGACGTTGCAAATGGCATCAACATTAGAAGAAAGGATGTTGCAAGATGCTATAGGTTAATTTTTAGAGAATTGGAGCTAAAAATGCCAGTGGTTGATCCAGTTAAAGGAGTATCAAGAATTGCAAGTATTGCAGAATTAAGTGAAAAAAGTAAACGAAAAGCAGTAGAAATTTTAGAACAAGCAAAAAAAATAGGCATGGTGGCGGGAAAAGACCCAATGGGAATAGCTGCTGCTGCACTGTATTTAGCATGTATTAGCACAGGGGAGGTAAAATCTCAAAAAGATATTTCAATTGCATCAGGAGTTACTGAAGTAACAATCAGAAATAGATGCGCAGGTTTAAGAAAAATGCTTCAAAACTAGTGGAAAATATGCTGAACAGTGAAAATACATGGTCAGATTGGCTTGACTTTAATGAAGATACAATTTCAAAAATACCTCAATCAGCAGGAGTGTATATGATGCATGCATCAATGAAAATTTTATTCATTGGAGGTGCTGAAAATATTAAAAAAAGTATACAGGAAAAAGAAAAAGAGCCATGCATGTCAAAAGCCACCAGAGTAAGATACATGCAAACTAGTTCTTATGAACAAGTTTCAGAAGATTTAATCAAAGATTATCAAGATAGACATGAAGGAAAGATTCCACTATGTATGGGTTAACCCCAAACAATTCCAAAATATTTTCCGAATTTCAAAAACTATAATGCATGATTTTTGAATCTTTCATATTCAAGTGCATCCCAAGGAAACACAATGTATTCAGTCCCTTTTGTTTTTTGAGCATATACTAATTGTTTAGGATATTTTTTGCCGGTTCTAGCAAATAAAGTAGCATATACAAAATCAGAAGGATTGGTTACTTTTTGAATTATTTTCTTAAATGTTTTTCCAGAATCGTAAATATCATCAACAAAAAGAGAGTCCGAAGAAATTTTATTTTTATCCACAAGTATTGTATCAATTCCCAAGTGATCAGCTAATAACCTTGCAGGAATTAAACCACCACGACTAACTGTAGAAATACTTGAAAAAAAATGTGAAGATTCTAAAATTTTTTTAGAAAGCAATTCTGTCAATCGCTCAATATCAGTCCAAGTAACATTTTGTGAAAGAGTATTCATGTATGTTTGGTGCTTGTACCTAGATTAAGTTGTTATGATAAAATGATTTAAAAAGTACCCATTACCGGTTTTTTTAGAGGCTCAATAATCTCAAGGATATTAAATGCGTATTTACTGAAATTTGCTTCCTTTTCAGAAGATACTAACAAAACATCATCGTTTGCTAATGGAAAACTCATCACAATTACCTTATCTCGATAAGACATTGAAAAATGAACTTCACCAAATTCTTTATCAAACTCATGCCTCATGCGAACTCTAAGTGCAAGTTCCATGAACATCATTTCATCTTGTTTTTGAGATTCTAATGAGTGCATTCCCTTTTTCATTCCCCCTGTAACAAGATGACCTCGACTATTGATTATTCTAGCAGACCTAAGAAGGGGGTCCAATTGAATAATTTTTTGACATGTTTGTTCTAGTTCTTCAACACTAGCCACTTGTCTAATTAAACAAGCGATCTATTTATTGAGAGCTATCACAATAATAATCCGTGGAATCAGAATCTCAAAAAGACGTTACAGATTATTATAAACACCTATCCTTATTCTGGACAGATATTCTTCATTTAATGTCCAGTAAGCCTCAAGCCTTGACTTCATTAGGTCCAATGAGAGCTTTTGCTTCAAATTCAAAGAAAATATCAACTGAGCTAATACAGATTAATGAAAACTTGATGGAATTTAACAAATATGTCACAGAATACTATAAGCAATTAGCAGAAACATGGAATGAGGCACAAAAGAAAGTAAATCTAAAAGCTCCGGATGTACCACATGACATTGAGCAAATTGAATCATTTAAAAGAATATGGATAGATATTTTTGATAATGATTTTACAGAATTATTTGATTCTGAAAAATTTGGAGTAAATTATGGAAAATTAGTTTCAAAAGAGCTTGAACTGACAAAAAATTGGCACAACATTTCAAATGTGATATTACAGGCTGCAAATCTTCCAAGCAAAGAGGAGATTGATGAGGTATACAAAGAAATACATGCGCTGAAAAAAAGAGTTACAAAGCTAGAGATTGAATTAAAAAAGAAAAAACCAAGTAACGTGGAGATAACAAAAAATGAAAAGTGAGTCAAAATTTGATCCTAAAATCATCGAAGAGATGATAAAATTTAGTAAGCATGTTATAGATGCACCCAAGTTAGTTTCAGCTCCTGATGAAATCAGTCTAGAAATTACACCTCATGATGTAGTTCAAGAAATTGATAAAACAAGACTATTACATTACAAACCACTAACAGATAAACAACATAAAACACCGTTACTAATTTCATATGCGTTAATTAACAGATATCATATTTTAGATATACAACCAGAAAAAAGCTGGGTTAGAAATTTGCTAATGCAGGGATTTGATGTGTATATGCTAGATTGGGGATCTCCAACTAGTATGGACAAATATTTGGATTTTGATGATTATGTTAATGGATATTTAGATAGTAGTGTAGAGTTAATCAAAGACGAATCATCAGTAGAAAAAATATCCCTACAGGGATATTGTACAGGAGCTACAATTGCAACTGCATATACAGCATTACATCCAGAAAGTGTGAAAAACTATATCGCGACAGCACCAGTCATTGATGGATGGAGAGATACCACAGTAATTAGTAATCTTGCAAAGCATATGGACGTAGACAAAATGGTAGAAACTATAGGAAATATGCCTCCTGAATTCATGTATTACTGTTTTTCCGTTCTAAAACCGTTTGAACAGGGAATTGAAAAATATGTCAATTTTTTCAAAAATATAGAGAATAAAAAATTTGTTGATAATTTTCTAAGAGTAGAAAAATGGCTTGGGGACACACCGCCTATTCCAGGTGCTCTTTTCAGACAATGGATTAAGGATATTTATCAAGATAATCTACTAATTCAAAACAAGATGTTTGTTGGTGGAAGTCACATAGATTTGAAGAAGATAAACATGCCAATATTTACACAAGTTGCAGTAGGGGATCACCTAGTATCACCTGAGTGTAGTATGCCACTCCATTATGCGGTAGGAAGTGAGGATAAAACATTGAAAATATACCCAACTGGGCATGTAGGAATGATTGCTAGTTCATTATCTCAAAATAAGGTATTACCAGAGCTAGGAAATTGGCTTGCTGAAAGATCATAAAATAAAAAATAAAAAAATAAAATTTACCACTAGTTGTTCTTTGTGGTGAATGCAGATATCCAGGATTGAAGAATGTTTCTATTCAAGTCAGCAAAGGATTTTGCATTATCGTTGAATGTTTTGATGTTTTGTTGGGTTGAATCAATTGTTGCTAGTGTTATCTGATTGTGTATTGATGCTACTTTAACAATTTCTTCAGCAGTATCATTCATTACTTTTAGTGTTGCTTGTGGAATGTTTGTTGCAACACCAAATTTCTTTGCATACTCTTTTTGTAATGTGATTGTAGAATCAACAACATTTTCATATGCTTGTAAATATTCTTGCTGAACATTTGTAATTGATTGATGATACTGTGGTACTGATTGTCTAATACCGGTAAATATTTTGTCTATGTTTTCCTGATATACAGAAAATATATCTTTAGATCCTGGTGTTTGTTCGTTTTTACTCATTGTTTCACCTCCTTATTTTTTGATTTTTTGGCTATTGGAAGGACTATGACTTGTACCAAGTCGCCCTCACCTAATCCAAGTGCATTACGTTCTGCCTCTGGAATTGAAATTCTTCCATTACTACTTACAGTTGTTTTGTATGCTCCCCAATTCATAAAAGATGGAAGCATTTGACCGATTTGAAACATAGTCTCCATACTTTTGTTTTGCATAGAGGACATATTTTTCATCATATCAGATTGAACTTGTCTCGTATTATCAGAAACTTCTCTAAGAGTTTCTAAAGGATTGAATGTTTGTGTATTTTGATTTGTCATCAACATGCCAAAATGCTTCATAAATTCAGCTTGTGCACGACCATTTTTTTGAATCCAATCTTTGAACATTTCAGAAGGATTGAATTGGTTATAATTACCACTCATTGGTAAATATTGGAACTAGAAGGTATATAAACTAATCTAAGAAAGAAACTCCAGAACAGATGAGGAAAAAGTTTCAGGATCTTGAACATATGGAGTATGGCCGCAGTTATCCATTCTAAAAAACCTACAATCTTTGATATTTGAGAGAAAATTATCAGCATATTGAATCGGGATCACTGGATCTTTTGACCCCCAGATAATAAGAGTAGGACATGAAATGGAATTTAATTTAGTGGTTATAACTTCAGAATTTTTCAATCCTAAAACAGTAGACATGAAAGCTAGTTTTGCATTTGGTAGTTTCATTCTTTCAATAAAACCTTGAATAATTTGGGTGTCGGCTTCATGACCAGATGATTCCATTAACTCAAATACATTTTTTGCACTTTCATCGTTTGGGTATAATGCGGCCATTATGTAAGCATCTAATGCGGGGGTAGATTGTTTCATTGAACCAGCAGGAGATACAAGAATTAATTTTTCAACTTCATTTGGATGTATAGATGCATAATTAGCTGCAATTTGGCCACCTAATGAAGAGCCAATTATAATTGGACGTGTAATTTTCAAAGCGATAAAAAATTTTTCAAGAAAAGAGGAAAAAAAATCAGGGGTATAATCTGCAACAGGTTTATCACTATAACCATAGCCGATCAGATCAGGAACAATCACACGATATTGTTTTGCAAAAATTGGAATTACTTTATTCCATCGTTCAGCTGACGCACCTAATCCATGGATCAATACCAAAACATGTTTAGAATCTCCAGATTCTAGATACCTAATTTTGTTACCATCAACCTGTATGAAATTTTCTTTCATGGTTTTAGCTTCAATTATTTAGCTAGATAAGTTTAGTTACTATTAACGATCAATTGTTTTTGGTATTTTACTAAATTATCACCTCAGAAAACATAGATTAGGTTTTTTAAGATCCAAGTAGAAAACATACTATGATAGATGAAAAAATCAAGAAAATTCTTGTTCCATTAGACGGTTCAAAAAATTCTATACGAGCACTTGAAATGGCAATATCCATAGCAAAACAGTTTGAGGCTACAATTATAGGAGCATATTCAATGAATGTTCAATCACGTTCTGAGTTTCGAACAACACCCACAGTTAGTAAGGAGTGGAAAAACGAGGCAAAAAAAATTCTAGATAATGCTAAAAAAATAGCATTACAAAATAATGTAGATTTTAAAGAAAAAATGATGACAGGAAACATAGGATACAATCTCATAAAATTGGCGCATGATAAAAAAGAAAATTTCAGTCTAGTCGTAATGGGATCCAGAGGAAGAAGTGCAGTAAAAGAATTATTCTTAGGAAGTGTTTCAAACTATGTCATCCATACATCAAAAATTCCAGTACTTATTGTGAAATAAGTTTAGGATAAACCGTGCTTTTGAAAATATTTTTGATGATAGTCTTCAGCTTTATAAAATTCTGGAGCTGGAACAATTTCAGTTACAATAGGTTTATGAAATTTTCCTGATTTTTCAAGTTCTTTTTTTGATTTTTGTGCAATTTGTGCTTGTTCTTCATTATGAAAAAATATTGCAGAACGATATTGATGTCCAATATCAGGTCCTTGTCGATTAAGTGTTGTCGGATCATGATTACTCCAAAAAACTTTTAGTAGTTCATCATAAGTGATTTCATTTGGATCATATTCCACTTGAACTGCTTCAGCATGTCCAGTTCTATCGGTACATACCTCTTCATAAGTAGGGT encodes:
- the msrA gene encoding peptide-methionine (S)-S-oxide reductase MsrA; amino-acid sequence: MKATFGAGCFWHVEDLLRKTKGVKSTQVGYIGGKLPNPTYEEVCTDRTGHAEAVQVEYDPNEITYDELLKVFWSNHDPTTLNRQGPDIGHQYRSAIFFHNEEQAQIAQKSKKELEKSGKFHKPIVTEIVPAPEFYKAEDYHQKYFQKHGLS